In Burkholderia pseudomultivorans, the DNA window GCCGGCGATCGCGCGCACGACCCGCGCGCTCGCCATCGCGCGCGAGCGCGGCTGGCCCGTCGCGCACAGCCGGATCGTCTATGCGGACGACGGCAGCGACGACAACGTGTTCTCGCTGAAGGTGCCCGGCATGGCGACGCTGACCGAGCACCATCCGAACAGCGCGATCGTGCCCGAACTGACGCCGGCGCCCGGCGAACTGGTCGTGCGCAAGACGGTGCCGTCCGCGTTCTTCGGCACGCAGCTCGCGCCGTGGCTCGCGCAGCGCGCGGTGCAGACGCTGCTCGTCGCGGGCGCCGTGACGAGCGGCTGCGTGCGCGCCAGCGTCGTCGATGCGATGTCGCACGGCTTCCGGCCGCTGGTGCTCGCCGATTGCGTCGGCGATCGCGCGATTGCGCCGCACGAAGCGAACCTGTTCGACATGCAGCAGAAATACGCGGCCGTGATGCCGCTCGACGACGCGATCTCCGCAATCGACGCGATGCCCGCGCACGCGCGCTGAAGCACGGCGTGCGCGCAGCGGCGGCGAAGCGATTCGCCGCTTCCACCGCCGCGATTGACGCTGCACTTTTGGCCGCCTAGATTGGAGGCGCGCCGGCCGCCGCCCGACCAACCTTATCGCCCCGCGCATCCCGCGACAGGATCCCGCCCTCGTGAACCGCTCCGAACTGCTCGCGCGCAACGGCTGCCTGACCGTGATCCGGCCGCCCGCGCCGCCCGTCAAGCCGGCGCCCGGCCAGCCGGGCAGCCTGTCGTCGTATGTGCCCGACCTGCCCGAGGTATTCGTCGCGATCCTCGACGACGGCCGCATCCTCGCATTCAACGGGCACGTCGATCTCGGCACCGGCATCCGCACGTCGCTCGCACAGATCGTCGCCGAGGAACTCGACGTGCCGGCCGCGCGCGTGACGATGGTGCTCGGCGACACGGCCGCGACGCCGAACCAGGGCCCGACCATCGCGAGCGCGACGATCCAGATCTCGGCGACGCCGCTGCGCTGCGCGGCCGCGCAGGCGCGACACGCGCTGCTCGCGCTCGCGGCCGAACGGTTCGGCGTCGATGCCGCCCGGCTGAGCGTCGACGACGGCGCGATCTCGACCGCCGGTTCCGCCGACGCGCGGCAAACGGCCCGCTTCGCCGAACTGGTCGCGGCGCGCCGCATCGCGCTGACGCTCGACCTGAACGCCCGCACCAAGGATCCCGCGCAGTACCGGATCGTCGGCCGCTCGTCGCCGCGCGTCGACCTGCCCGCGAAAGCGACCGGACAACTCACCTTCGTGCACGACGTGCGCGTGCCGGACATGCTGCACGGTCGCGTCGTGCGGCCGCCGTATGCGGGGCACGACAGCGGCGCATTCGTCGGCGCGTCGCTGCTCGACGTCGATCGCGCGTCGGTCGCCGACGTGCCGGGCCTGGTCGCGGTCGTCGCGATCGGCGATTTCGTCGGCGTCGTCGCCGAACGCGAGGAGCAGGCGATCCGCGCCGCGCGCCAGCTGCGCGTCACGTGGCGGCCGCCCGCCGCGCTGCCGCCGCTCGACGATCCGGCCGCCGCGATCGCGGCCGCGCCCGCGCGGCGCCGGCTGCTGCTCGACGAAGGCGACGTGGAAGCCGCGCGTGCGCAGCCCGGCACGCTCACGCTGACGCGCCGCTATGCGTGGCCGTTCCAGATGCACGGCTCGATCGGTCCGTCGTGCGCGGTCGCCGACTATCGCGCGCCGGGCGACGGCCGCATCACCGTGTGGTCCGGTACGCAGAATCCGGTGTCGCTGCGCTACGACCTCGCGACGCTCGTCGCGCGCGACGAAGCCGACTTCGATATCGTGCGGATGGAAGCGGCCGGCTGCTATGGCCGCAACGGCGCGGACGACGTGTGCGGCGACGCACTGCTGCTGTCGCGCGCGGTCGGCCGCCCGGTGCGCGTGCAGTTGTCGCGCGCGGACGAGCATCTGTGGGAACCGAAGGGCGCGGGCCAGCTGATGCAGGTGACCGGCACCGTCACGCGCGACGGCCGCCTGCTCGGCTACGACTTTTCGACGCGCTATCCGTCGAACGACGCGCCGCTGCTGGCCGCACTGCTGACCGGCGCGCTCGCGCCCGAGCCACGCGTGTTCGAGATGGGCGACCGCACGGCCGTGTCGCCGTACGTGTGCGCGCACCGGCGCTTCGTCTGCGAGGATCTCGCGCCGCTCGTGCGCGCGTCGTGGCTGCGCGGCGTATCGGCGCTGCCGAACTCGTTCGCGCACGATGCGTTCGTCGACGAATGCGCGGCGCTGACCGGCGTCGATCCGCTCGCGTTTCGCATCCGTCATCTGCAGGACACGCGCGCAGTCGATCTGCTGTACGCGGTCGCCGCGCGCGCAGGCTGGACGCCGCGCGTGCGGCGCGAGCCCGATCCGGCGCGCGTCGTGCGCGGGCGCGGCATCGCGTATGCGCGCTATGTGCACAGCCGCTTTCCCGGCTTCGGCGCCGCGTGGTCGGCATGGATCGTCGATGTGAGCGTCGATCGCGTGTCGGGCGAGCTGCGCGTGGAGCGCGTCACGGTCGGCCAGGACACCGGCACGATGATCAACCCCGACGGCGTGCGCCACCAGATTCACGGCAACGTGATCCAGGTGCTGAGCCGCACGCTGAAGGAGCGCGTGCGGTTCGCCGACGGCAAGGTCGCGTCGCGCGAATGGGCGAGCTATCCGATCCTGACCTTCGATGAAGTGCCGGAGGTCGACGTCGTGCTGGTGCCGAGACAGGGCGAGCCGCCGCTCGGCGCCGGCGAGTCGGCGTCGGTGCCGGGCCCCGCCGCGCTCGCGAATGCGCTGTTCGACGCGACGGGCGTGCGCTTCTACGCGCCGCCGTTCACGCCCGAGACGATCCGCGCCGGACTGCGCGACGCGGGCCGGCTGATGACGCCCGCCGACGCCGACCTGCGCGCCGCCGTCGGCGCGGGGTAAACACCCGCACGCCGCGCACGCGTCACGCGCCGCCGTCCTCCTCCATCATCTTGCGCAGCAGGAACTGCAGCGCGACGCGCTCGCCGGGATTGAGCGTGCCGTAGGTGCGCTCCGTCACCTGCCGTGCGAACGGCACCGTGCGCTCGATCAGCGCGAGACCGGCCGCCGTCGCGCGCACGAGCAGCTTGCGGCCATCGTTCGGATCGGGCAGCACCTCGATCAGCGCACGCGCCTTCAGCCGCTCGACGACGCCACGAATCGTCGCCTGGTCGATCGCGGTCGCCTTGACGATATCGTTCAGCGAGCTCGCCTGCCGCTCCTTGACCGCGCACAGCGTCACGAACTGCGCGGCCGTGAGGTCCGAATCGGGAATCGCTTCCTGGAAGATCGACACGTGTCGCTGATAGGCGCGGCGCAACAAATGCCCGACCTGGTCGTGAAAGTCGTAGGAATCCTTCGAAGACGCCATGAAAATGAAAGCCCGCGCGGCCTGAAAACGGAAAGACAAGCAGTGTACACCCTCGAATCGGCGAGATTGCGTGCGCGCCGCCGCTTCATTGCGGTGCATCAAGACGGATCGCCATCGCTCCGGCCGCTCCTCGTCGTGGTCCAACGAGCGACGCCGCATACGCACGCCGTCCGCCCGCGCTTCCGCGGCGCGCCGCAGTTCCGTGTACACGCTTCACTTTGAAGTGCACACGCACGAATTTCGTGCATTCCGTCGCGCGCTGCGCTCGCGCTCCATCGCTTGCCGATTCGTACAAAAACCCCCGGCAAAAACAGGGATTATCGGTACACGTTCGCGCCAGACGACGCGCTGCGGGCCGTGCGCGATTGAACACGTATTTTCTAGTGTGTACGCTATTTAATTGGCGTGCTATACAGACTCAAGCGCGCGCCTCGAACCATGCTCGCGTCGATCAGCGACCCACTTACCCGTCACATTCGAACAGGGGCAATCCCATGTCTACCGCACACCCGAGCGCCGCCGTTTCCCCCGACGACGCGCTGCACGGCACGCTCTACCGCAAGGTCACGCTGCGCCTGATCACGCTGTTCTGCCTGTGTTACTTCGCGGCCTACCTCGACCGCATCAACATCGGGCTCGCGAAGCTCCAGATGCTCGACGCGCTGAAGTTCAGCGATGCCGTGTACGGGCTCGGCGCCGGCCTGTTCTTCGGCGGCTACATTCTGTTCGAAGTCCCGAGCAACCTGATCCTGCAGCGCGTCGGCGCAAAGCTGTGGATCGCGCGCATCATGATCACGTGGGGCCTGCTGTCGGGCGCGACGATGTTCGTGCATACGCCGATGCAGTTCTACGTCGTGCGCTTCCTGCTCGGCGCCGCCGAAGCCGGCTTCCTGCCGGGCGTGCTGCTGTACCTGACGCAGTGGTATCCCGATGCGCGCCGCGCGCGGATCGTCGCGCTGTTCATGGTCGGGCTGCCGCTGTCGAGCATGATCGGCAGCCCGATCTCCGGCTGGATCATGCGCGCGTTCGACGGCGTGCACGGGCTCGGCGGCTGGCAGTGGCTGTTCCTGCTCGAGGCGCTGCCTTCCGTGCTGCTCGGCTTCGCGGTGCTGCGCTGGCTGCCCAACAGCATCGAATCCGCGCAATGGCTGAACGCCGACGAGAAGCGCATCCTGCGCGCGAATCTCGACCGCGACCCGGCCGGCAACAAGAGCCACGCGCTCGGCCGCGCGTTCTCCGATCCGAAGGTGTGGGCCCTCGGCCTGATCGACCTGTGCGTGCTGCTCGGGCTGTACGCGGTGAGCTTCTGGCTGCCGACGATCCTGCGCGACACCGGCGTGAAGGACGCGTATCACATCGGCTGGCTGATGGTGATCCCGAACGCGGCCGCCGTGCTCGCGACGCTGTATTGCGGCGCGAGTTCGGACCGCGCGCGCGAACGCCGCTGGCATATCGTCGTGCCGTTCGTCGTGTCCGCCGTCGCGCTCGCGATCGCCGCGACGTCGTCGCACGGCACGGTCGGCACGGTGCTGCTGTTCTCGCTGATCAACGCGGGCGCGGCGGCCGCGATGCCCGTCGTGTGGGCGCTGCCGTCCACGTTCCTGAAGGGTTCGGCCGCCGCAGGCGGGATCGCGTTCGCCTGCTCGATCGCGAACCTCGGCGGCTTCGGCAGCACCTATTTCATCGGCTGGCTGCGCGACACGTTCCATTCGCAGAGCGCAGGGCTGTACGGCTTCGCCGCGTGCATGCTGGTCGGCTGCGCACTCGCGCTCGCATATCCGGCGAAGCTCGTGAACCGCTGAAACATCGCCGCGCGCGGCATGCCCGTCGCATCGTGCGCGACGCGATCGTGTCGCGCTCGACATCACGACGGCCTCGATCGCACGCATCGCAACCCGATTGCCGTTTGAAACGGCGCGACGATGCAGCGCCACACCGCGTGTCGCGGCGCTGCCTTTTTACAACCGGCTGAACACGCACGCGCCCTCTTCCTGTCGCCCCTTCGTCCTGCCCTGCCGCGCCGCGCTTTCACACGCGGTTTCACGCCGCGCGCGCCGCGCAGGCACGTCACTTGCGTCATCGCTGCGCCCGCCGACACGGCGGACGACTACCTTCCCTCAACCGGCGCTGCGCCCCGCGCGAATCCCCGTGCGGCGATCCCGCATCGCAAGCAGGTTCCCTGAACGAGAGGAAAAAAACATGAGATCAATCCGAACTGTAGTGGCCCTGTGCTCGGTCATCTCCGTGCTCGCGGCATGCGGCGGCGACGGCAACGACGTCGGGACCGAGCTGGGCATCTCGAAGCCGCAGGCGCGCTTCATCAACGCGGTGCCGGCCGGCCCCAACCTCGACTACTACCTGAATGCGAAGATCGATGCGTCGGGCATCGCGTACAAGGGCGTCACGCGTTATCACGACGTCGACTCGGGTACGCAGAACGCCAGCTACGACGTGTCGGGCACGACGACGACCGTCGCGTCGCAGTCGTTCAGCGCCGCGAACGGCCACCATTACACGACGATCGCGCTGCCCAGCACCTCGTCGCCGATCTCGGTCGTCGACGATCCGTATGCGAAGGGGCTGCTGTCCGACAAGGCGCGCGTGCGCAGCTTCAATGCGTCGCCGAACGCGCAGAACGTCGACGTGTACGTCGTGCCGCCCGGCACCGACATCACGACGCAAAGCCCGACGCTGTCCGGCGCCGCGTATCAGAACGCATCGCCGGCCTCGGGCCAGGACTCCGTCTACCTGAACGGCGGCAACTACCAGGTGATCGTCACGACGGCCGGCAGCAAGACGCCGATCCTGAAGACCGCGCCGGTCGCGCTGAACAACAACGCCGACTGGCTGCTCGTGACGATCCCGTCGGGCGGCATCGGCGACGTGACGCCGAACGACATTCACGTGCTCGTCGCGCAGGGCAACGACGCCGATACGTCCGCGCAGGAACTCGGACCGCAGTAAGGCACGGCGATTCGTCGGCCGCGACGCCCCGGCCCTTGGCCGGGGCCGTCTCGGGCCGCCCGCATTCAGTCGATGCGCTCCAGGCGGATCACGTGCTCCGCGCGCGTGCCGTCGCCATGTTCGATGTCCACGTCGCCGACGTAGCGCACGCGCCAGCCCGGCCGCGTCGCGATCTGCGGCAAATTGCCGGACGGCCGGCTCTCGATGCCGCCGAGCCCTTCGTCCGGCGTATCGACGCTGTCGTCGAGCGACGCATTCGAATAGATCACGTTGTCGTGCCACTCGGACGCGCCGGTTCGCGCCTCCATGCCCTTGCCGTCGACGTCGACCGTGTTGTCGGTCATCGCCATGTTCGCGTTGTCGAGCGTCACGATCCGGCCGGCTGCGCGGCGGACCGGGTCGCCGCTGTCGACCGCATGCGCGCTCGTGTCGATCGGCGGCAAGCCGGTCGGCGTCTTCGCGGCAATGGCCTCGGGCGACAGCGGCCGGTGCTGCGCGACCTCATGGGCCTGCGTCGCCGCGTCCGGCATGTCGTGGCCCGCCGCCGGCGTCTTCACGGGGCTCTTCGCCACCGCTTCCTGCTGCTGTTTCGGGGTTGGATTCGATTCCGCGTTCTGCATCGCACCTCCTTGTCCGGTCGGCGTGCGCACGCGCCGCCGCCGCGCCGGGATTCGCTACAACGGTCCTTGCAAATCTTTCAAACACGCAGCCGCACGCACGGGGCCGCAGGGCACCCGTGTCCGGCCGGCACGAT includes these proteins:
- a CDS encoding DUF4397 domain-containing protein, producing the protein MRSIRTVVALCSVISVLAACGGDGNDVGTELGISKPQARFINAVPAGPNLDYYLNAKIDASGIAYKGVTRYHDVDSGTQNASYDVSGTTTTVASQSFSAANGHHYTTIALPSTSSPISVVDDPYAKGLLSDKARVRSFNASPNAQNVDVYVVPPGTDITTQSPTLSGAAYQNASPASGQDSVYLNGGNYQVIVTTAGSKTPILKTAPVALNNNADWLLVTIPSGGIGDVTPNDIHVLVAQGNDADTSAQELGPQ
- a CDS encoding MFS transporter; the encoded protein is MSTAHPSAAVSPDDALHGTLYRKVTLRLITLFCLCYFAAYLDRINIGLAKLQMLDALKFSDAVYGLGAGLFFGGYILFEVPSNLILQRVGAKLWIARIMITWGLLSGATMFVHTPMQFYVVRFLLGAAEAGFLPGVLLYLTQWYPDARRARIVALFMVGLPLSSMIGSPISGWIMRAFDGVHGLGGWQWLFLLEALPSVLLGFAVLRWLPNSIESAQWLNADEKRILRANLDRDPAGNKSHALGRAFSDPKVWALGLIDLCVLLGLYAVSFWLPTILRDTGVKDAYHIGWLMVIPNAAAVLATLYCGASSDRARERRWHIVVPFVVSAVALAIAATSSHGTVGTVLLFSLINAGAAAAMPVVWALPSTFLKGSAAAGGIAFACSIANLGGFGSTYFIGWLRDTFHSQSAGLYGFAACMLVGCALALAYPAKLVNR
- a CDS encoding isochorismatase family protein, encoding MTELSRHAEAHVYRQQGFGTPLPPHGRIGLLIVDFVVGFADPATFGGGNIAPAIARTTRALAIARERGWPVAHSRIVYADDGSDDNVFSLKVPGMATLTEHHPNSAIVPELTPAPGELVVRKTVPSAFFGTQLAPWLAQRAVQTLLVAGAVTSGCVRASVVDAMSHGFRPLVLADCVGDRAIAPHEANLFDMQQKYAAVMPLDDAISAIDAMPAHAR
- a CDS encoding xanthine dehydrogenase family protein molybdopterin-binding subunit; this translates as MNRSELLARNGCLTVIRPPAPPVKPAPGQPGSLSSYVPDLPEVFVAILDDGRILAFNGHVDLGTGIRTSLAQIVAEELDVPAARVTMVLGDTAATPNQGPTIASATIQISATPLRCAAAQARHALLALAAERFGVDAARLSVDDGAISTAGSADARQTARFAELVAARRIALTLDLNARTKDPAQYRIVGRSSPRVDLPAKATGQLTFVHDVRVPDMLHGRVVRPPYAGHDSGAFVGASLLDVDRASVADVPGLVAVVAIGDFVGVVAEREEQAIRAARQLRVTWRPPAALPPLDDPAAAIAAAPARRRLLLDEGDVEAARAQPGTLTLTRRYAWPFQMHGSIGPSCAVADYRAPGDGRITVWSGTQNPVSLRYDLATLVARDEADFDIVRMEAAGCYGRNGADDVCGDALLLSRAVGRPVRVQLSRADEHLWEPKGAGQLMQVTGTVTRDGRLLGYDFSTRYPSNDAPLLAALLTGALAPEPRVFEMGDRTAVSPYVCAHRRFVCEDLAPLVRASWLRGVSALPNSFAHDAFVDECAALTGVDPLAFRIRHLQDTRAVDLLYAVAARAGWTPRVRREPDPARVVRGRGIAYARYVHSRFPGFGAAWSAWIVDVSVDRVSGELRVERVTVGQDTGTMINPDGVRHQIHGNVIQVLSRTLKERVRFADGKVASREWASYPILTFDEVPEVDVVLVPRQGEPPLGAGESASVPGPAALANALFDATGVRFYAPPFTPETIRAGLRDAGRLMTPADADLRAAVGAG
- a CDS encoding DUF3005 domain-containing protein, which translates into the protein MQNAESNPTPKQQQEAVAKSPVKTPAAGHDMPDAATQAHEVAQHRPLSPEAIAAKTPTGLPPIDTSAHAVDSGDPVRRAAGRIVTLDNANMAMTDNTVDVDGKGMEARTGASEWHDNVIYSNASLDDSVDTPDEGLGGIESRPSGNLPQIATRPGWRVRYVGDVDIEHGDGTRAEHVIRLERID
- a CDS encoding MarR family winged helix-turn-helix transcriptional regulator — encoded protein: MASSKDSYDFHDQVGHLLRRAYQRHVSIFQEAIPDSDLTAAQFVTLCAVKERQASSLNDIVKATAIDQATIRGVVERLKARALIEVLPDPNDGRKLLVRATAAGLALIERTVPFARQVTERTYGTLNPGERVALQFLLRKMMEEDGGA